The Deltaproteobacteria bacterium genome includes a window with the following:
- a CDS encoding adenylate kinase, with product MAIIFLGAPGAGKGTQAKVASSGKGIPQLSTGDMLRAAKAAGTPVGLKAREYMDSGKLVPDEVVIGVMAERLSSEDCAHGYILDGFPRTIAQADALDHMLAERKRALPRVIEIDVPDEVVVARLSGRRVCSNCGAIWHVESNPTKKPDVCDQCGKAGTLEQRADDKPDVIRKRLTVYHDQTRPLSAYYEERKRLTRINGNRVVEQVNADLMKALA from the coding sequence CTGGCCATCATATTCCTTGGTGCCCCAGGTGCCGGAAAGGGCACGCAGGCCAAGGTGGCCTCGTCGGGCAAGGGCATCCCCCAGCTTTCGACGGGCGACATGCTCCGTGCGGCCAAGGCCGCCGGAACGCCGGTGGGGCTCAAGGCCAGGGAGTACATGGATTCCGGCAAGCTTGTTCCGGACGAGGTCGTTATCGGTGTCATGGCCGAACGGCTCTCCAGCGAGGATTGCGCCCATGGCTACATCCTGGACGGTTTCCCCCGGACGATCGCTCAGGCGGATGCCCTCGATCACATGCTGGCCGAACGCAAGCGGGCGCTCCCCCGGGTGATCGAGATCGACGTGCCGGATGAGGTGGTTGTGGCGCGGCTATCGGGACGGCGGGTGTGCTCGAACTGCGGAGCCATCTGGCACGTGGAGTCGAATCCCACGAAAAAACCGGATGTTTGCGACCAGTGCGGCAAGGCTGGAACGCTTGAACAGCGGGCCGATGACAAACCGGACGTGATCCGCAAGCGCCTGACGGTCTACCACGACCAGACGCGCCCTCTCAGTGCCTACTACGAGGAGCGCAAGCGGCTCACGCGGATCAACGGGAACCGCGTGGTCGAACAGGTAAACGCGGACCTGATGAAGGCCCTGGCATAA
- the rpsK gene encoding 30S ribosomal protein S11: MRGVDHGVAHIQATYTNTIVTIADTAGNVISWGTAGGSGFRGSRKSTPYAASVAAEKAAQKAIQVGVKSVAVQVKGPGPGREAAVRSLHAAGLKVTQIKDVTPLPHNGCRPPKRRRT, encoded by the coding sequence ATGCGCGGAGTCGATCACGGCGTGGCGCACATCCAGGCGACCTACACGAACACGATCGTGACCATCGCGGACACGGCCGGGAACGTGATCTCCTGGGGAACGGCGGGCGGATCGGGCTTCCGGGGCTCGCGCAAGTCGACACCCTATGCGGCCAGCGTCGCCGCCGAAAAGGCCGCCCAGAAGGCGATCCAGGTCGGCGTCAAGTCGGTGGCCGTCCAGGTCAAGGGGCCCGGTCCGGGGCGCGAGGCGGCGGTTCGCAGCCTGCACGCGGCCGGCCTGAAGGTCACCCAGATCAAGGACGTGACGCCGCTGCCTCACAATGGCTGCCGGCCGCCCAAGCGGCGCCGCACATAG
- the rplF gene encoding 50S ribosomal protein L6: MSKIARKPVALPQGTQVQIKPGRFEVKGAKGTLSMPIPREIEIVQDKEGVHVNWKGPKGPQSPVWGTTFALARNLITGAGAGFQRVLELEGVGFRAEMKGKNVLVLNIGFTHQVELPLPAGVTAAVEKNQTQITLSGPDKAVLGQFAATVRAVRPPEPFKGKGIRYSGEVIRRKEGKAKK; encoded by the coding sequence ATGTCAAAGATCGCACGAAAGCCGGTCGCGCTGCCCCAGGGTACGCAGGTACAGATCAAGCCGGGACGATTCGAGGTCAAGGGCGCCAAGGGTACGCTGTCGATGCCCATTCCGCGGGAGATCGAGATCGTACAGGACAAGGAAGGCGTCCACGTCAACTGGAAGGGGCCCAAAGGCCCCCAGTCTCCGGTATGGGGAACGACCTTCGCACTCGCCCGCAACCTGATCACCGGTGCCGGTGCCGGTTTCCAGAGAGTACTCGAACTGGAAGGGGTCGGTTTCCGCGCCGAGATGAAGGGCAAGAACGTGCTGGTGCTGAACATTGGTTTCACGCACCAGGTGGAACTCCCCTTGCCGGCCGGTGTCACGGCGGCAGTGGAAAAGAACCAGACCCAGATCACCCTGTCGGGCCCCGACAAGGCCGTCCTGGGGCAGTTCGCTGCCACGGTAAGGGCGGTCCGCCCGCCGGAGCCGTTCAAGGGCAAAGGCATCCGTTACAGCGGGGAAGTGATCCGCCGCAAGGAGGGCAAGGCCAAGAAATAA
- the rpmJ gene encoding 50S ribosomal protein L36 produces MKVRASVKKLCPKCKLVKRKGVLRVICPANPRHKQRQG; encoded by the coding sequence ATGAAAGTCAGAGCCTCAGTCAAGAAGTTGTGTCCCAAGTGCAAGCTCGTGAAGCGCAAGGGTGTGCTTCGCGTGATCTGTCCGGCCAATCCGCGCCACAAGCAGCGGCAGGGCTGA
- the rpsM gene encoding 30S ribosomal protein S13 yields the protein MPRIAGVDVPKNKRIDVALTYIYGVGSKTAKAICAAAKIDGARKADQLTEGEVAEIRRVMEVSYKVEGDLRRDSALSIKRLMDLGCYRGLRHRKGLPVRGQRTRTNARTRKGPRKTIAGKKKETK from the coding sequence ATGCCCCGTATCGCAGGCGTAGACGTACCGAAGAACAAGCGCATTGATGTGGCGCTGACCTACATTTACGGCGTCGGATCGAAGACGGCCAAGGCCATCTGCGCGGCCGCCAAGATTGACGGCGCACGCAAGGCCGACCAGCTCACTGAGGGCGAGGTGGCCGAAATCCGCCGTGTCATGGAAGTCAGCTACAAGGTGGAGGGCGACCTCCGCCGGGACTCGGCACTCAGCATCAAGCGGCTCATGGATCTGGGCTGCTACCGGGGCCTCCGGCACCGCAAGGGTCTCCCCGTGCGCGGCCAGCGGACCCGGACCAACGCACGCACCCGCAAGGGGCCGCGCAAGACGATCGCAGGCAAGAAGAAGGAAACCAAGTAA
- a CDS encoding DNA-directed RNA polymerase subunit alpha translates to MSMSLISRNWRELISPNKLMVEETSATYGKFIAEPLERGFGITIGNSLRRILLSSLQGAAITHVRIEGVKHEFTTLNGIVQDVTEINLNLKNVIFRSQTEGPVSIRLKAQGPGTVTARNFDLPHDLEILNPDLFIAELQPGGSINIEAVVSLGKGYVPAERNRKEGDPVGTIPLDSMFSPIRKVNFQVPSARVGQITDYDKLVLEVWTNGAVSPADAVAYAASILKRQLQIFINFAEEEEPVQQSVSAVTGSTTAGTAEQAARLNEYLTKSVDELELSVRSANCLKNANIRYIGELVQRTEAEMLKTKNFGRKSLQEIKDLLEGMGLALGMKIDGWAPPMGGGSGGTLG, encoded by the coding sequence ATGTCGATGTCGCTCATTTCCAGGAACTGGCGGGAACTGATTTCACCAAACAAGCTGATGGTGGAAGAAACCTCAGCGACCTACGGCAAGTTCATTGCCGAGCCGCTGGAGCGCGGGTTCGGCATAACGATCGGCAATTCGCTCCGGCGGATCCTGCTGTCGTCGCTCCAGGGCGCGGCCATCACCCACGTCCGGATCGAGGGTGTCAAGCACGAGTTCACCACGCTGAACGGAATCGTCCAGGACGTCACGGAGATCAACCTGAACCTGAAGAACGTGATCTTCCGGAGCCAGACCGAAGGCCCCGTGAGTATCCGGCTCAAGGCACAGGGCCCTGGCACCGTGACGGCGCGGAACTTCGATCTGCCGCATGACCTGGAGATACTGAACCCCGACCTCTTCATCGCTGAACTTCAGCCCGGCGGCTCGATCAACATCGAAGCCGTGGTCAGCCTGGGCAAGGGCTATGTCCCGGCCGAGCGAAACCGCAAGGAAGGCGATCCGGTCGGAACGATCCCGCTCGATTCGATGTTCTCGCCGATCCGGAAGGTGAACTTCCAGGTTCCTTCTGCCCGTGTTGGCCAGATCACCGATTACGACAAGCTGGTCTTGGAAGTATGGACCAACGGCGCTGTCAGCCCGGCGGATGCCGTGGCCTATGCCGCTTCCATCCTGAAGCGCCAGCTCCAGATTTTCATAAACTTTGCCGAGGAAGAAGAGCCGGTCCAGCAGTCGGTGTCGGCTGTTACCGGAAGCACGACGGCGGGAACGGCCGAGCAGGCAGCGCGGCTGAACGAATACCTGACGAAGTCGGTGGACGAGCTCGAGCTGTCGGTCCGGTCGGCCAACTGCCTCAAGAATGCCAACATCCGCTACATTGGCGAACTGGTACAGCGGACCGAGGCCGAGATGCTCAAGACCAAGAACTTCGGCCGCAAGTCGCTTCAGGAGATCAAGGATCTGCTCGAAGGCATGGGCCTCGCCCTGGGCATGAAGATTGACGGCTGGGCACCGCCCATGGGCGGTGGTTCGGGCGGGACGCTCGGCTGA
- the rpsH gene encoding 30S ribosomal protein S8 codes for MSNVVNDPISDLLTRIRNGALARKDYVDVPYSRMKESIARILSDNGYVGAIEKIPGEGVRPLLRIGIKYTRGRFGVIQGIERISRPGRRVYFGMKDIPSVKSGLGMAIVSTSRGVMSDVEARRQSVGGELLCRVW; via the coding sequence ATGAGCAACGTTGTTAACGATCCGATCTCCGATTTGCTGACCCGCATCCGCAATGGCGCGCTGGCACGCAAGGACTATGTCGACGTGCCGTATTCGCGCATGAAGGAAAGCATCGCCCGTATCCTGTCGGATAACGGATACGTGGGCGCTATCGAAAAAATCCCCGGCGAGGGGGTGCGGCCGCTTCTCCGTATCGGGATCAAATACACCCGCGGCCGGTTCGGCGTGATCCAGGGCATTGAGCGCATCTCCCGCCCTGGCCGCCGCGTCTACTTCGGGATGAAGGACATCCCCTCGGTCAAGAGCGGGCTGGGAATGGCGATTGTCTCCACCTCCCGCGGCGTGATGTCAGACGTGGAAGCGCGCCGGCAGAGCGTGGGCGGAGAGCTTCTCTGCCGCGTGTGGTAG
- the rpmD gene encoding 50S ribosomal protein L30, which yields MGEKKKIKVRQTGGLITCTERQRATVRGLGLRRRHHEVMLSDTPAVRGMIRKVSHLVAIVEDGAK from the coding sequence ATGGGTGAGAAAAAGAAGATAAAGGTCCGGCAAACGGGCGGACTTATCACCTGTACAGAACGGCAGCGGGCGACGGTCCGGGGGCTTGGCCTCCGGCGCAGGCATCACGAAGTGATGCTGAGCGACACTCCGGCAGTTCGCGGCATGATCCGCAAGGTTTCCCATCTTGTGGCGATCGTGGAGGATGGCGCCAAATGA
- the rplO gene encoding 50S ribosomal protein L15 produces the protein MKLNELRPPSGAKQSVKRLGRGIGSGLGKTSGRGHKGYGSRTGSKKKRGYEGGQNPLHRRLPKVGFTNIFRQSWQIVNIAQLEKLNGDVTPEILASVGLIQSAGGPVKILGNGDIKAKLKVVAHRFSDGARKKIEGAGGSVEVLPHPRAPKAETGAAAKA, from the coding sequence ATGAAGCTGAACGAACTCCGTCCGCCCTCAGGGGCCAAACAGTCGGTCAAGCGGCTGGGCCGTGGTATCGGTTCCGGGCTGGGCAAGACGTCCGGCCGTGGACACAAGGGCTACGGTTCCCGAACCGGCAGCAAGAAGAAGCGCGGCTACGAAGGTGGCCAGAACCCCCTGCACCGCCGGCTGCCGAAGGTTGGTTTCACCAACATCTTCCGGCAGAGCTGGCAGATAGTGAACATCGCGCAGCTTGAGAAGCTGAACGGCGATGTGACGCCGGAGATTCTGGCAAGTGTGGGCCTGATCCAGTCGGCCGGTGGGCCGGTGAAGATCCTCGGCAACGGGGACATCAAGGCGAAGCTCAAGGTTGTGGCGCACCGTTTCAGTGACGGCGCGCGCAAGAAGATCGAAGGCGCCGGTGGAAGCGTGGAGGTGCTGCCGCACCCCCGCGCTCCCAAGGCCGAAACCGGAGCGGCTGCCAAGGCCTGA
- the rplR gene encoding 50S ribosomal protein L18: protein MAKTEDRKGRRTLRHQRITKKVQGTPERPRLAVFRSNRHIYAQVVDDQGGRTLVAASTLSKDLKGKVAKIGTVDAAKQVGLLVAEKAKAAKVTKVVFDRGGYAYHGQVKALADAAREAGLEF, encoded by the coding sequence ATGGCAAAGACAGAAGACCGCAAGGGCCGGCGCACGCTGCGCCATCAGCGGATTACGAAAAAGGTTCAGGGGACGCCGGAGCGCCCGCGGCTGGCGGTGTTCCGCAGCAACCGGCACATCTATGCCCAGGTGGTGGACGACCAGGGAGGACGGACCCTCGTGGCCGCCTCGACCCTGTCGAAAGACCTCAAGGGCAAGGTGGCGAAGATAGGCACCGTGGATGCCGCCAAGCAGGTGGGCCTGCTGGTGGCCGAGAAGGCCAAGGCGGCCAAAGTGACGAAAGTGGTATTCGACCGTGGCGGGTATGCCTACCACGGACAGGTGAAAGCGCTGGCTGATGCCGCGCGTGAAGCCGGACTGGAGTTCTAG
- a CDS encoding type Z 30S ribosomal protein S14, with amino-acid sequence MATKSMRLKAMAKPKYKVRQHNRCARCGRSKAYLRDFNMCRLCFRELALRGQLPGVTKSSW; translated from the coding sequence ATGGCAACCAAATCCATGCGCCTGAAGGCAATGGCCAAGCCCAAATACAAGGTGCGCCAGCACAACCGGTGCGCCCGCTGCGGCCGTTCGAAGGCATACCTGCGCGATTTCAACATGTGCCGCCTGTGTTTCCGTGAGCTCGCCCTACGCGGGCAGCTTCCGGGCGTAACGAAGTCGAGCTGGTAG
- the infA gene encoding translation initiation factor IF-1 codes for MSKEDAITVEGKVVEPLPNAMFRVELDNGHKILAYISGKMRMHYIRILPGDKVTVELSPYDLTKGRITYRAK; via the coding sequence ATGTCAAAAGAAGATGCCATAACAGTCGAGGGGAAAGTGGTCGAGCCGCTCCCGAACGCCATGTTCCGGGTGGAACTGGACAACGGCCACAAGATCCTCGCCTATATCTCCGGAAAGATGCGGATGCACTACATCCGCATTCTGCCGGGGGACAAGGTCACAGTGGAACTGTCGCCCTACGACCTGACCAAGGGGCGGATTACCTACCGGGCCAAGTAG
- the rpsE gene encoding 30S ribosomal protein S5 produces MANGKDTRPGEGRGRRDRGDRGRDDNLVEKIVAVNRSAKVVKGGRRFSFSALIVVGDERGKVGWGLGKANEVPDAIKKAIDRARRSMKSFPVTDGTIPHEVTGHFGAGKVFMRPARPGTGVIAGGPVRAVLEVLGVKNVLTKSLGSSNPHNVVKATFAGLAELNDERMIAERRAGPAKEPVTAPASGEAAPAQA; encoded by the coding sequence ATGGCGAATGGCAAGGATACAAGACCAGGCGAAGGCCGCGGACGCCGCGACCGCGGTGATCGCGGACGCGACGACAATCTCGTCGAGAAGATCGTGGCGGTGAACCGCTCGGCGAAAGTCGTCAAGGGCGGACGCCGGTTCAGTTTCTCGGCGCTGATCGTCGTGGGTGACGAGCGCGGCAAGGTCGGCTGGGGGCTGGGCAAGGCGAATGAAGTGCCCGATGCGATCAAGAAGGCGATCGACCGCGCCCGCCGCTCGATGAAGTCATTCCCTGTCACTGACGGAACGATCCCTCACGAAGTGACGGGGCATTTCGGCGCCGGCAAGGTGTTCATGCGTCCGGCCCGGCCGGGAACGGGCGTCATTGCGGGCGGACCTGTCCGCGCCGTGCTCGAGGTGCTGGGCGTCAAGAACGTGCTTACCAAGAGCCTGGGCAGCAGCAATCCCCACAACGTGGTCAAGGCGACGTTTGCCGGGCTTGCAGAACTGAATGACGAGCGGATGATCGCCGAGCGCCGTGCCGGTCCGGCGAAGGAGCCGGTGACGGCTCCGGCCTCCGGCGAGGCTGCTCCGGCACAGGCCTGA
- the map gene encoding type I methionyl aminopeptidase — translation MAAIELKTREEIRTMRSAGRVVAEVLARLAETIQPGMSTLDLDRMAEEWTRKAGCKPAFKGYQGFPGTLCTSVNEEVVHGIPSSKRRIEAGDIVSVDFGVILDGFYSDSATTLSVGEIDDSLKQLMDTTREGLLKGIEQARAGNRIGDIGFAVQTHCEARGYGVVRDFVGHGIGRNLHEAPQIPNYGKPGGGVRLRAGMVVCIEPMINMGTWEVRKLDDGWTIVTADGKPSAHYEHCIAITEEGPEILTQLPKAA, via the coding sequence ATGGCTGCCATCGAGCTCAAGACAAGGGAGGAGATCCGGACGATGCGCTCCGCAGGGCGTGTCGTGGCCGAAGTCCTCGCGCGTCTGGCCGAGACCATCCAGCCCGGCATGAGCACCCTCGACCTGGACCGGATGGCCGAGGAGTGGACCCGCAAGGCTGGCTGCAAGCCGGCATTCAAGGGTTATCAGGGTTTTCCCGGAACGCTCTGCACATCGGTAAACGAGGAGGTCGTGCACGGCATCCCCTCGTCGAAGCGGCGGATCGAGGCGGGCGACATCGTGAGTGTCGATTTCGGTGTGATACTGGACGGCTTTTATTCCGATTCGGCGACCACGCTCTCCGTGGGCGAGATCGACGACAGCCTGAAACAGCTCATGGACACCACCCGCGAGGGGCTCCTGAAGGGAATCGAGCAGGCCCGCGCCGGGAACCGGATCGGCGATATCGGCTTTGCAGTGCAGACCCACTGCGAGGCGAGGGGTTATGGCGTGGTCCGGGATTTCGTGGGGCATGGCATCGGTCGGAACCTGCATGAGGCCCCGCAGATCCCGAACTACGGCAAGCCAGGCGGCGGCGTCCGGCTGCGGGCCGGCATGGTCGTGTGCATCGAGCCGATGATCAACATGGGCACATGGGAAGTCCGGAAGCTCGACGACGGGTGGACCATCGTGACGGCCGACGGAAAGCCGTCGGCGCACTATGAGCATTGCATCGCCATAACCGAGGAAGGACCGGAAATACTGACCCAGTTGCCGAAGGCCGCCTGA
- the secY gene encoding preprotein translocase subunit SecY: protein MAEPTQAFNPKKLGELQSRILFTVGVLLVYRLGTIVPTPGINPDAMRGYLELTFGTQGSIVTLFNLFSGGALESFSVFALGIMPYVTASIIMQLMGEIVPQIKENQREGEVGRQKNNQYTRYLSVALCAVQATVIASSLQGAVAPGGIPVVREPGILFVATAVLSLTTGSIFVMWMGEQVTRSGIGNGISLIIFAGIVTSIPGAAGGFIQQINQETINPIGAIMIGIIIVGSLVGIVFIEQAERRIPVQYPGRMMGRRQMQGVKSHLPLKLNPSNVIPPIFASSLLVFLPTVSGLTQDITVNPEGGAIERFWESVVVHVVRPMGEALNPSEWLYSVVFGVLIVAFAFFYTSIIFNPDEMAENIKRNGGFVPGIRPGSMTANFIRPIMNRLTLIGGVYLVIICAILPYALSRGTGVTFYFGGTSVLICVGVALDTFRHIADHLRNTKYDALLEGKALGKIKGRRRSAA, encoded by the coding sequence ATGGCTGAACCTACACAAGCGTTCAATCCGAAGAAGCTCGGCGAGCTTCAGTCACGTATCCTGTTTACGGTCGGCGTTCTGCTCGTTTACCGGCTGGGTACGATTGTGCCTACGCCGGGGATCAATCCGGATGCCATGCGCGGTTACCTGGAGCTCACTTTCGGCACGCAGGGTTCGATCGTGACCCTGTTCAACCTGTTTTCGGGCGGTGCGCTGGAGAGTTTCTCGGTCTTCGCGCTGGGCATCATGCCCTACGTGACCGCTTCCATCATCATGCAGCTGATGGGCGAGATCGTCCCCCAGATCAAGGAAAACCAGCGTGAAGGCGAAGTGGGCCGCCAGAAGAACAACCAGTACACGCGCTACCTGTCGGTCGCGCTCTGTGCGGTCCAGGCAACCGTCATCGCATCCAGCCTCCAGGGTGCCGTGGCGCCGGGGGGCATCCCGGTTGTCCGCGAGCCGGGGATCCTGTTCGTGGCGACCGCCGTGCTGTCGCTCACGACCGGCTCCATTTTTGTGATGTGGATGGGCGAGCAGGTGACGCGGAGTGGCATTGGTAACGGTATTTCGCTGATCATTTTCGCCGGTATCGTCACATCGATCCCCGGCGCCGCTGGCGGATTCATCCAGCAGATCAATCAGGAAACAATCAATCCGATCGGTGCGATCATGATCGGGATCATCATCGTGGGTTCGCTGGTAGGCATCGTCTTTATCGAGCAGGCAGAGCGCCGGATTCCGGTGCAGTACCCCGGCCGCATGATGGGCCGTCGCCAGATGCAGGGCGTGAAATCGCACCTGCCGCTCAAGCTCAATCCTTCCAACGTGATTCCTCCGATTTTTGCCAGCTCGCTGCTGGTGTTTCTCCCCACAGTGTCGGGCCTCACCCAGGACATTACGGTGAATCCCGAGGGCGGCGCCATCGAGCGGTTCTGGGAGTCCGTGGTCGTCCATGTCGTGCGCCCGATGGGTGAGGCGCTGAATCCGTCCGAGTGGCTGTATTCGGTGGTGTTCGGCGTGCTGATCGTCGCATTCGCCTTTTTCTACACCTCGATCATCTTCAATCCCGACGAGATGGCCGAAAACATCAAGCGCAATGGCGGTTTCGTTCCTGGTATCCGGCCCGGCTCGATGACCGCGAATTTCATCAGGCCGATCATGAACCGCCTGACGCTGATTGGTGGCGTCTATCTGGTGATTATCTGCGCGATTCTTCCGTATGCGCTGTCACGGGGCACTGGAGTGACGTTCTACTTCGGCGGAACGAGCGTGCTGATCTGCGTGGGTGTCGCCCTGGACACGTTCCGGCATATCGCCGATCACCTGCGAAACACCAAGTACGACGCCCTCCTGGAAGGCAAGGCGCTCGGCAAGATCAAGGGCCGCCGGCGGAGTGCTGCATAG